One genomic window of Haliotis asinina isolate JCU_RB_2024 chromosome 4, JCU_Hal_asi_v2, whole genome shotgun sequence includes the following:
- the LOC137281212 gene encoding putative ankyrin repeat protein RF_0381 isoform X1 — protein MNSHYREKWIFMIIVLISSFSVFGDEDCEPGKNGDRCHLDCPPNCYIRPQNSLHCNKENGHCYEGCNVGFYGVQCDQSCSTKCKNHTCTQVNGHCTWGCTGNHIGDFCEINPGITTARPTTDNNTTLTTTMAQTDSASSENIIQVIITVVIVLLLVLVGSVSTAVVLKRCSEKGKKGKKGTDDPEVGLRLITAANLNDSRQEDNNLHKACRSGILAEVRQILNHEQVDINSSGKCGCTPVMIAAEGGRRDLVDLLVRQGSDLSLRDNDDNTALHVASIKGHLKIVRYILSKKPVDVNITGHCNRTAVMAAARFGHREVFDFLVKNGSDLLTVDSDRNNILHIACIGGNVEIVKYILTKVQVDINSKGHSGMTPVMLASYLGHLSVFQLLIRKKCLLPIINERGANILHVACVGNNIEIVNYILKENIVSIYSEDGDGKTPVMLASECGHTDVFKLLVNNKCDAERVCKTGNNILHTSCSLGHVDIVKCILTEGLINIDSYGQNQMTPVMLAANNGQRHIIDILMNKKCDMKTVDKDGNTVLHMACIGGNKDIVGDILSKTLVDVNSRGQFQRTPAMVAAAHGHKEVFDLLINSGADLALVDCDGFGVLQLICMNGHLHLVEHVKNILAGLSPAHFEQACTFEV, from the exons ATGAATTCTCACTACAGGGAAAAGTGGATATTTATGATAATTGTTTTAATTTCCA GTTTTTCCGTGTTTGGTGACGAGGACTGTGAGCCTGGGAAAAATGGAGACAGATGCCATCTTGACTGTCCTCCAAACTGTTATATTCGTCCGCAGAACTCCCTGCACTGTAATAAAGAAAACGGACACTGCTATGAGGGATGCAATGTGGGTTTCTATGGAGTTCAGTGTGATCAATCCTGTAGCACCAAGTGCAAGAACCACACCTGTACACAAGTCAATGGGCACTGCACTTGGGGCTGCACTGGTAATCACATCGGGGACTTTTGTGAGATTAACCCAG GTATAACTACTGCCCGTCCTACCACCGATAATAATACAACCCTTACTACAACAATGGCACAGACAGACAGTGCTAGCTCTGAGAATATTATCCAGGTCATCATAACAGTTGTTATCGTCTTATTACTTGTCCTTGTTGGCTCTGTCAGCACAGCCGTCGTCCTAAAAAG atgcagcgaaaaaggtaaaaagggtAAAAAGG GTACGGATGATCCGGAAGTTGGACTGAGACTAATCACAG CTGCAAATCTGAATGACAGTCGCCAGGAAGACAACAACCTGCATAAAGCCTGCAGATCAGGGATCCTTGCTGAAGTCAGGCAAATCTTAAACCATGAACAGGTGGACATAAACAGCAGTGGAAAGTGTGGCTGCACACCAGTCATGATAGCAGCTGAGGGTGGACGCCGAGACCTAGTTGATCTCCTTGTGAGACAAGGGAGTGACTTGTCGCTGAGAGATAATGACGATAACACTGCCCTTCACGTGGCTTCTATCAAAGGACATTTGAAGATAGTGAGATATATTCTGTCAAAGAAACCAGTTGATGTCAATATTACAGGACACTGTAACAGGACAGCAGTGATGGCGGCAGCGAGGTTTGGCCATCGGGAAGTGTTTGACTTTCTTGTGAAGAACGGAAGTGATCTTTTAACTGTTGATTCAGAtcgaaacaacatccttcacatcGCCTGTATCGGAGGAAATGTGGAGATCGTCAAATATATCCTTACTAAAGTCCAAGTTGACATTAACAGCAAGGGGCACAGCGGGATGACACCTGTAATGCTTGCTTCATACCTTGGACATCTAAGTGTCTTTCAGCTTCTTATCAGGAAGAAGTGTCTTTTGCCAATAATCAATGAAAGGGGTGCGAATATACTTCATGTCGCATGTGTAGGTAACAATATTGAGATTGTTAATTATATCCTCAAAGAAAACATTGTTTCCATATACAGTGAAGACGGTGATGGAAAGACACCTGTCATGCTTGCCTCAGAGTGTGGACATACAGATGTATTTAAGCTGCTTGTAAATAACAAGTGTGACGCAGAACGCGTCTGTAAAACAGGAAACAACATTCTGCatacaagttgttcactggGCCATGTTGACATAGTAAAGTGTATTCTGACAGAGGGTCTTATTAATATTGACAGTTATGGACAAAACCAAATGACACCTGTAATGCTTGCAGCAAATAATGGACAAAGACATATAATTGATATACTTATGAACAAAAAATGTGACATGAAAACAGTAGACAAAGACGGAAACACCGTACTTCACATGGCCTGCATCGGAGGAAACAAAGACATTGTTGGAGATATTCTGTCAAAGACACTTGTTGACGTCAATAGTAGAGGACAGTTTCAGAGAACACCAGCTATGGTGGCTGCAGCACATGGTCACAAGGAAGTGTTTGACTTACTCATAAACAGTGGAGCCGACCTGGCACTAGTTGACTGTGATGGTTTCGGAGTTCTTCAACTAATCTGCATGAACGGGCACTTACATCTGGTGGAGCatgtcaaaaacattttggcagGTCTTTCACCTGCTCACTTTGAACAGGCGTGCACTTTTGAGGTGTAG
- the LOC137281212 gene encoding putative ankyrin repeat protein RF_0381 isoform X2: protein MQCITTARPTTDNNTTLTTTMAQTDSASSENIIQVIITVVIVLLLVLVGSVSTAVVLKRCSEKGKKGKKGTDDPEVGLRLITAANLNDSRQEDNNLHKACRSGILAEVRQILNHEQVDINSSGKCGCTPVMIAAEGGRRDLVDLLVRQGSDLSLRDNDDNTALHVASIKGHLKIVRYILSKKPVDVNITGHCNRTAVMAAARFGHREVFDFLVKNGSDLLTVDSDRNNILHIACIGGNVEIVKYILTKVQVDINSKGHSGMTPVMLASYLGHLSVFQLLIRKKCLLPIINERGANILHVACVGNNIEIVNYILKENIVSIYSEDGDGKTPVMLASECGHTDVFKLLVNNKCDAERVCKTGNNILHTSCSLGHVDIVKCILTEGLINIDSYGQNQMTPVMLAANNGQRHIIDILMNKKCDMKTVDKDGNTVLHMACIGGNKDIVGDILSKTLVDVNSRGQFQRTPAMVAAAHGHKEVFDLLINSGADLALVDCDGFGVLQLICMNGHLHLVEHVKNILAGLSPAHFEQACTFEV from the exons ATGCAAT GTATAACTACTGCCCGTCCTACCACCGATAATAATACAACCCTTACTACAACAATGGCACAGACAGACAGTGCTAGCTCTGAGAATATTATCCAGGTCATCATAACAGTTGTTATCGTCTTATTACTTGTCCTTGTTGGCTCTGTCAGCACAGCCGTCGTCCTAAAAAG atgcagcgaaaaaggtaaaaagggtAAAAAGG GTACGGATGATCCGGAAGTTGGACTGAGACTAATCACAG CTGCAAATCTGAATGACAGTCGCCAGGAAGACAACAACCTGCATAAAGCCTGCAGATCAGGGATCCTTGCTGAAGTCAGGCAAATCTTAAACCATGAACAGGTGGACATAAACAGCAGTGGAAAGTGTGGCTGCACACCAGTCATGATAGCAGCTGAGGGTGGACGCCGAGACCTAGTTGATCTCCTTGTGAGACAAGGGAGTGACTTGTCGCTGAGAGATAATGACGATAACACTGCCCTTCACGTGGCTTCTATCAAAGGACATTTGAAGATAGTGAGATATATTCTGTCAAAGAAACCAGTTGATGTCAATATTACAGGACACTGTAACAGGACAGCAGTGATGGCGGCAGCGAGGTTTGGCCATCGGGAAGTGTTTGACTTTCTTGTGAAGAACGGAAGTGATCTTTTAACTGTTGATTCAGAtcgaaacaacatccttcacatcGCCTGTATCGGAGGAAATGTGGAGATCGTCAAATATATCCTTACTAAAGTCCAAGTTGACATTAACAGCAAGGGGCACAGCGGGATGACACCTGTAATGCTTGCTTCATACCTTGGACATCTAAGTGTCTTTCAGCTTCTTATCAGGAAGAAGTGTCTTTTGCCAATAATCAATGAAAGGGGTGCGAATATACTTCATGTCGCATGTGTAGGTAACAATATTGAGATTGTTAATTATATCCTCAAAGAAAACATTGTTTCCATATACAGTGAAGACGGTGATGGAAAGACACCTGTCATGCTTGCCTCAGAGTGTGGACATACAGATGTATTTAAGCTGCTTGTAAATAACAAGTGTGACGCAGAACGCGTCTGTAAAACAGGAAACAACATTCTGCatacaagttgttcactggGCCATGTTGACATAGTAAAGTGTATTCTGACAGAGGGTCTTATTAATATTGACAGTTATGGACAAAACCAAATGACACCTGTAATGCTTGCAGCAAATAATGGACAAAGACATATAATTGATATACTTATGAACAAAAAATGTGACATGAAAACAGTAGACAAAGACGGAAACACCGTACTTCACATGGCCTGCATCGGAGGAAACAAAGACATTGTTGGAGATATTCTGTCAAAGACACTTGTTGACGTCAATAGTAGAGGACAGTTTCAGAGAACACCAGCTATGGTGGCTGCAGCACATGGTCACAAGGAAGTGTTTGACTTACTCATAAACAGTGGAGCCGACCTGGCACTAGTTGACTGTGATGGTTTCGGAGTTCTTCAACTAATCTGCATGAACGGGCACTTACATCTGGTGGAGCatgtcaaaaacattttggcagGTCTTTCACCTGCTCACTTTGAACAGGCGTGCACTTTTGAGGTGTAG